In Nomascus leucogenys isolate Asia chromosome 6, Asia_NLE_v1, whole genome shotgun sequence, one DNA window encodes the following:
- the MPI gene encoding mannose-6-phosphate isomerase isoform X1 codes for MAAPRVFPLSCAVQQYAWGKMGSNSEVARLLASSDPLAQIAEDKPYAELWMGTHPRGDAKILDNRISQKTLSQWIAENQDSLGSKVKDTFNGNLPFLFKVLSVETPLSIQAHPNKELAEKLHLQAPQHYPDANHKPEMAIALTPFQGLCGFRPVEEIVTFLKKVPEFQFLIGDEAATHLKQTMSHDSQAVASSLQSCFSHLMKSEKKVVVEQLNLLVKRISQQVAAGNNMEDIFGELLLQLHQQYPGDIGCFAIYFLNLLTLKPGEAMFLEANVPHAYLKGDCVECMACSDNTVRAGLTPKFIDVPTLCEMLSYTPSSSKDRLFLPTRSQEDPYLSIYDPPVPDFTIMKTEVPGSVTEYKVLALDSASILLMVQGTVIASTPTTQTPIPLQRGGVLFIGANESVSLKLTEPKDLLIFRACCLL; via the exons ATGGCCGCTCCGCGAG TATTCCCACTTTCCTGTGCGGTGCAGCAGTATGCCTGGGGGAAGATGGGTTCCAACAGCGAAGTGGCGCGGCTGTTAGCCAGCAGTGACCCACTGGCCCAGATCGCAGAGGACAAGCCCTATGCAGAG TTGTGGATGGGGACTCACCCCCGAGGGGATGCCAAGATCCTTGACAACCGCATCTCACAGAAGACCCTAAGCCAGTGGATTGCTGAGAACCAGGACAGCTTGGGCTCAAAGGTCAAGGACACCTTTAATGGCAACCTGCCCTTCCTCTTCAAAGTGCTCTCAGTTGAAACACCCCTGTCCATCCAGGCACACCCTAACAAG GAGCTGGCAGAGAAGCTGCACCTCCAGGCTCCGCAGCACTACCCCGATGCCAACCACAAGCCAGAGATGGCCATTGCCCTCACCCCCTTCCAGGGCTTGTGTGGCTTCCGGCCAGTTGAGGAGATTGTAACCTTTCTGAAGA AGGTGCCTGAGTTTCAGTTCCTGATTGGAGATGAGGCAGCAACACACCTGAAGCAGACCATGAGCCATGACTCCCAGGCTGTGGCCTCCTCTCTGCAGAGCTGTTTCTCCCACCTGATGAAGAGTGAGAAGAAGGTGGTGGTGGAACAGCTCAACCTGTTGGTGAAGCGGATCTCCCAGCAAG TGGCTGCCGGAAACAACATGGAGGACATCTTTGGGGAGCTTTTACTGCAGCTGCACCAGCAGTACCCAGGTGATATCGGCTGCTTTGCCATCTACTTCCTGAACCTGCTTACCCTGAAGCCTGGGGAGGCCATGTTTCTGGAGGCCAACGTACCCCATGCCTACCTGAAAGGAG ACTGTGTGGAGTGCATGGCGTGTTCAGACAACACAGTTCGTGCTGGCCTGACACCCAAGTTCATCGATGTGCCAACCCTGTGTGAAATGCTCAGCTATACCCCTAGCTCCAGCAAGGACAGGCTCTTTCTCCCAACACGGAGTCAGGAAGACCCTTACCTCTCAATCTATGACCCCCCTGTACCAGACTTCACCATTATGAAGACGGAG GTCCCTGGCTCTGTCACTGAATACAAGGTCTTGGCACTGGACTCTGCCAGCATCCTCCTGATGGTACAGGGGACAGTGATAGCCAGCACACCCACAACCCAGACACCAATCCCTCTGCAACGTGGTGGCGTGCTCTTCATTGGGGCCAATGAGAGTGTCTCACTGAAGCTTACTGAGCCGAAGGACCTGCTGATATTCCGTGCCTGCTGTCTGCTATAG
- the MPI gene encoding mannose-6-phosphate isomerase isoform X4, translating into MAAPRVFPLSCAVQQYAWGKMGSNSEVARLLASSDPLAQIAEDKPYAELWMGTHPRGDAKILDNRISQKTLSQWIAENQDSLGSKVKDTFNGNLPFLFKVLSVETPLSIQAHPNKELAEKLHLQAPQHYPDANHKPEMAIALTPFQGLCGFRPVEEIVTFLKKVPEFQFLIGDEAATHLKQTMSHDSQAVASSLQSCFSHLMKSEKKVVVEQLNLLVKRISQQVAAGNNMEDIFGELLLQLHQQYPGDIGCFAIYFLNLLTLKPGEAMFLEANVPHAYLKGESGRPLPLNL; encoded by the exons ATGGCCGCTCCGCGAG TATTCCCACTTTCCTGTGCGGTGCAGCAGTATGCCTGGGGGAAGATGGGTTCCAACAGCGAAGTGGCGCGGCTGTTAGCCAGCAGTGACCCACTGGCCCAGATCGCAGAGGACAAGCCCTATGCAGAG TTGTGGATGGGGACTCACCCCCGAGGGGATGCCAAGATCCTTGACAACCGCATCTCACAGAAGACCCTAAGCCAGTGGATTGCTGAGAACCAGGACAGCTTGGGCTCAAAGGTCAAGGACACCTTTAATGGCAACCTGCCCTTCCTCTTCAAAGTGCTCTCAGTTGAAACACCCCTGTCCATCCAGGCACACCCTAACAAG GAGCTGGCAGAGAAGCTGCACCTCCAGGCTCCGCAGCACTACCCCGATGCCAACCACAAGCCAGAGATGGCCATTGCCCTCACCCCCTTCCAGGGCTTGTGTGGCTTCCGGCCAGTTGAGGAGATTGTAACCTTTCTGAAGA AGGTGCCTGAGTTTCAGTTCCTGATTGGAGATGAGGCAGCAACACACCTGAAGCAGACCATGAGCCATGACTCCCAGGCTGTGGCCTCCTCTCTGCAGAGCTGTTTCTCCCACCTGATGAAGAGTGAGAAGAAGGTGGTGGTGGAACAGCTCAACCTGTTGGTGAAGCGGATCTCCCAGCAAG TGGCTGCCGGAAACAACATGGAGGACATCTTTGGGGAGCTTTTACTGCAGCTGCACCAGCAGTACCCAGGTGATATCGGCTGCTTTGCCATCTACTTCCTGAACCTGCTTACCCTGAAGCCTGGGGAGGCCATGTTTCTGGAGGCCAACGTACCCCATGCCTACCTGAAAGGAG AGTCAGGAAGACCCTTACCTCTCAATCTATGA
- the MPI gene encoding mannose-6-phosphate isomerase isoform X2 — MGSNSEVARLLASSDPLAQIAEDKPYAELWMGTHPRGDAKILDNRISQKTLSQWIAENQDSLGSKVKDTFNGNLPFLFKVLSVETPLSIQAHPNKELAEKLHLQAPQHYPDANHKPEMAIALTPFQGLCGFRPVEEIVTFLKKVPEFQFLIGDEAATHLKQTMSHDSQAVASSLQSCFSHLMKSEKKVVVEQLNLLVKRISQQVAAGNNMEDIFGELLLQLHQQYPGDIGCFAIYFLNLLTLKPGEAMFLEANVPHAYLKGDCVECMACSDNTVRAGLTPKFIDVPTLCEMLSYTPSSSKDRLFLPTRSQEDPYLSIYDPPVPDFTIMKTEVPGSVTEYKVLALDSASILLMVQGTVIASTPTTQTPIPLQRGGVLFIGANESVSLKLTEPKDLLIFRACCLL; from the exons ATGGGTTCCAACAGCGAAGTGGCGCGGCTGTTAGCCAGCAGTGACCCACTGGCCCAGATCGCAGAGGACAAGCCCTATGCAGAG TTGTGGATGGGGACTCACCCCCGAGGGGATGCCAAGATCCTTGACAACCGCATCTCACAGAAGACCCTAAGCCAGTGGATTGCTGAGAACCAGGACAGCTTGGGCTCAAAGGTCAAGGACACCTTTAATGGCAACCTGCCCTTCCTCTTCAAAGTGCTCTCAGTTGAAACACCCCTGTCCATCCAGGCACACCCTAACAAG GAGCTGGCAGAGAAGCTGCACCTCCAGGCTCCGCAGCACTACCCCGATGCCAACCACAAGCCAGAGATGGCCATTGCCCTCACCCCCTTCCAGGGCTTGTGTGGCTTCCGGCCAGTTGAGGAGATTGTAACCTTTCTGAAGA AGGTGCCTGAGTTTCAGTTCCTGATTGGAGATGAGGCAGCAACACACCTGAAGCAGACCATGAGCCATGACTCCCAGGCTGTGGCCTCCTCTCTGCAGAGCTGTTTCTCCCACCTGATGAAGAGTGAGAAGAAGGTGGTGGTGGAACAGCTCAACCTGTTGGTGAAGCGGATCTCCCAGCAAG TGGCTGCCGGAAACAACATGGAGGACATCTTTGGGGAGCTTTTACTGCAGCTGCACCAGCAGTACCCAGGTGATATCGGCTGCTTTGCCATCTACTTCCTGAACCTGCTTACCCTGAAGCCTGGGGAGGCCATGTTTCTGGAGGCCAACGTACCCCATGCCTACCTGAAAGGAG ACTGTGTGGAGTGCATGGCGTGTTCAGACAACACAGTTCGTGCTGGCCTGACACCCAAGTTCATCGATGTGCCAACCCTGTGTGAAATGCTCAGCTATACCCCTAGCTCCAGCAAGGACAGGCTCTTTCTCCCAACACGGAGTCAGGAAGACCCTTACCTCTCAATCTATGACCCCCCTGTACCAGACTTCACCATTATGAAGACGGAG GTCCCTGGCTCTGTCACTGAATACAAGGTCTTGGCACTGGACTCTGCCAGCATCCTCCTGATGGTACAGGGGACAGTGATAGCCAGCACACCCACAACCCAGACACCAATCCCTCTGCAACGTGGTGGCGTGCTCTTCATTGGGGCCAATGAGAGTGTCTCACTGAAGCTTACTGAGCCGAAGGACCTGCTGATATTCCGTGCCTGCTGTCTGCTATAG
- the MPI gene encoding mannose-6-phosphate isomerase isoform X3 codes for MGTHPRGDAKILDNRISQKTLSQWIAENQDSLGSKVKDTFNGNLPFLFKVLSVETPLSIQAHPNKELAEKLHLQAPQHYPDANHKPEMAIALTPFQGLCGFRPVEEIVTFLKKVPEFQFLIGDEAATHLKQTMSHDSQAVASSLQSCFSHLMKSEKKVVVEQLNLLVKRISQQVAAGNNMEDIFGELLLQLHQQYPGDIGCFAIYFLNLLTLKPGEAMFLEANVPHAYLKGDCVECMACSDNTVRAGLTPKFIDVPTLCEMLSYTPSSSKDRLFLPTRSQEDPYLSIYDPPVPDFTIMKTEVPGSVTEYKVLALDSASILLMVQGTVIASTPTTQTPIPLQRGGVLFIGANESVSLKLTEPKDLLIFRACCLL; via the exons ATGGGGACTCACCCCCGAGGGGATGCCAAGATCCTTGACAACCGCATCTCACAGAAGACCCTAAGCCAGTGGATTGCTGAGAACCAGGACAGCTTGGGCTCAAAGGTCAAGGACACCTTTAATGGCAACCTGCCCTTCCTCTTCAAAGTGCTCTCAGTTGAAACACCCCTGTCCATCCAGGCACACCCTAACAAG GAGCTGGCAGAGAAGCTGCACCTCCAGGCTCCGCAGCACTACCCCGATGCCAACCACAAGCCAGAGATGGCCATTGCCCTCACCCCCTTCCAGGGCTTGTGTGGCTTCCGGCCAGTTGAGGAGATTGTAACCTTTCTGAAGA AGGTGCCTGAGTTTCAGTTCCTGATTGGAGATGAGGCAGCAACACACCTGAAGCAGACCATGAGCCATGACTCCCAGGCTGTGGCCTCCTCTCTGCAGAGCTGTTTCTCCCACCTGATGAAGAGTGAGAAGAAGGTGGTGGTGGAACAGCTCAACCTGTTGGTGAAGCGGATCTCCCAGCAAG TGGCTGCCGGAAACAACATGGAGGACATCTTTGGGGAGCTTTTACTGCAGCTGCACCAGCAGTACCCAGGTGATATCGGCTGCTTTGCCATCTACTTCCTGAACCTGCTTACCCTGAAGCCTGGGGAGGCCATGTTTCTGGAGGCCAACGTACCCCATGCCTACCTGAAAGGAG ACTGTGTGGAGTGCATGGCGTGTTCAGACAACACAGTTCGTGCTGGCCTGACACCCAAGTTCATCGATGTGCCAACCCTGTGTGAAATGCTCAGCTATACCCCTAGCTCCAGCAAGGACAGGCTCTTTCTCCCAACACGGAGTCAGGAAGACCCTTACCTCTCAATCTATGACCCCCCTGTACCAGACTTCACCATTATGAAGACGGAG GTCCCTGGCTCTGTCACTGAATACAAGGTCTTGGCACTGGACTCTGCCAGCATCCTCCTGATGGTACAGGGGACAGTGATAGCCAGCACACCCACAACCCAGACACCAATCCCTCTGCAACGTGGTGGCGTGCTCTTCATTGGGGCCAATGAGAGTGTCTCACTGAAGCTTACTGAGCCGAAGGACCTGCTGATATTCCGTGCCTGCTGTCTGCTATAG
- the FAM219B gene encoding protein FAM219B isoform X2, which yields MATAEPSGRAVRLSSPGPRPSGARDRAPGAAGPPSGQIGNRALRLGERTAAAVEKRGPYMVTRAPSIQAKLQKHRDLAKAVLRRKGMLGASPNRPDSSGKRSVKFNKGYTALSQSPDENLVSLDSDSDGELESRYSSGYSSAEVNQDVSRQLLQDGYHLDEIPDDEDLDLIPPKPMASSTCSCCWCCLGDSSSCTLQ from the exons ATGGCGACCGCGGAGCCCAGCGGGCGCGCGGTGCGGTTGTCTTCCCCGGGCCCCCGGCCCAGCGGGGCTCGGGACCGCGCGCCGGGAGCTGCGGGGCCACCCTCCGGGCAGATCGGTAATAGAGCCCTCCGTCTAGGGGAGCGCACTGCCGCGGCCGTGGAAAAGAGGGGGCCATACATGGTGACGCGCGCACCCTCCATTCAAGCCAAGCTGC AGAAGCACCGGGACCTGGCCAAGGCCGTTCTGCGGAGAAAAGGCATGCTGGGGGCCTCGCCGAACCGCCCAGACTCTTCAGGGAAAAG GTCAGTGAAGTTTAACAAGGGCTATACTGCTCTTAGCCAGAGTCCAGATGAAAACCTGGTGTCCCTCGACTCTGACAG TGATGGGGAGCTGGAATCCAGATACTCCTCCGGGTATTCATCTGCAGAG GTGAACCAGGATGTGAGCCggcagctgcttcaggatgggTATCACCTGGATGAGATTCCAGATGACGAGGACTTGGACCTCATCCCCCCTAAGCCCATGGCCTCTTCAACATGCTCCTGCTGCTGGTGCTGTCTTGGGGACTCTTCCTCCTGTACCCTCCAGTAG
- the FAM219B gene encoding protein FAM219B isoform X1 has translation MATAEPSGRAVRLSSPGPRPSGARDRAPGAAGPPSGQIGNRALRLGERTAAAVEKRGPYMVTRAPSIQAKLQKHRDLAKAVLRRKGMLGASPNRPDSSGKRSVKFNKGYTALSQSPDENLVSLDSDSDGELESRYSSGYSSAEQVNQDVSRQLLQDGYHLDEIPDDEDLDLIPPKPMASSTCSCCWCCLGDSSSCTLQ, from the exons ATGGCGACCGCGGAGCCCAGCGGGCGCGCGGTGCGGTTGTCTTCCCCGGGCCCCCGGCCCAGCGGGGCTCGGGACCGCGCGCCGGGAGCTGCGGGGCCACCCTCCGGGCAGATCGGTAATAGAGCCCTCCGTCTAGGGGAGCGCACTGCCGCGGCCGTGGAAAAGAGGGGGCCATACATGGTGACGCGCGCACCCTCCATTCAAGCCAAGCTGC AGAAGCACCGGGACCTGGCCAAGGCCGTTCTGCGGAGAAAAGGCATGCTGGGGGCCTCGCCGAACCGCCCAGACTCTTCAGGGAAAAG GTCAGTGAAGTTTAACAAGGGCTATACTGCTCTTAGCCAGAGTCCAGATGAAAACCTGGTGTCCCTCGACTCTGACAG TGATGGGGAGCTGGAATCCAGATACTCCTCCGGGTATTCATCTGCAGAG CAGGTGAACCAGGATGTGAGCCggcagctgcttcaggatgggTATCACCTGGATGAGATTCCAGATGACGAGGACTTGGACCTCATCCCCCCTAAGCCCATGGCCTCTTCAACATGCTCCTGCTGCTGGTGCTGTCTTGGGGACTCTTCCTCCTGTACCCTCCAGTAG